Within Massilia litorea, the genomic segment ATCGAGAACAACTACAGCAAGACCGAAATCCTCGAAGCCTACCTGAACACGGTGCCCTTCCTGTACAACGCGCGCGGCATCGAGATGGCGGCGCGCACCTATTTCTCCAAGCCGGCATCGAAGCTGGACGTGCTGGAGGCGGCAACCCTGGTCGGCATGCTGAAGGGGACGTATTACTACAATCCCGTCACCAATTCGCAGCGCTCGCTCGCGCGCCGCAATGTGGTGCTCGGCCAGATGTACAAGCACGGCGCCTTCAACGAGGCGCGCTACAAGGCGCTGGTGAAGCGTCCGCTGCGCCTGGACTTCGAGCGCCAGGTCGAGCGCAGCGGCCGCGACAACCATTTCACGGCCTATGTCCGTAAATGGCTGCTCGAATGGGCCAACGAAAACGATTACGACCTCGAACTCGACGGACTGGTGGTGCAGACCACGCTCGACGCCGGCCTGCAGGAAGCGGCGCTGCGCGCGGTCGAGAAGCAGGCCAGCGCGCTGCAGGCGGTGGCCGACGTCGAGTGGGCCAATCCGAATCCGCCCGGTTCGACCTCGATCGGCACCTACACCTCGATGCGCACGAGCGTCGCGCCCTTCGACTACTACTGGCTCACGCACCGCGCGCAACTGGACGCGTTTGTCCGCGAAAGCGGCGACTACAAGCGCGCGGTCGAGGGCGGCGAGGCGCCGGCCGCGGCGCTCAAACGCATCAAGGCGGACCGCGACTTCATGCGCAAGCTGCGCGAAGCGAAGACGCGCCTGGAAGCCGGCTTCGTCGCGATCGACCCGGCCACCGGCGAAGTCAAGGCCTGGGTCGGCAGCCGCGATTTCGCGCGCGACCAGTTCGACCACGTGGCCCAGGCCGCGCGCCAGCCGGGATCGACCTTCAAGCCCTTCGTGTATGGCGCCGCCCTGGAAAAGGGCATCCCGCCCGAGCAGCCTTATGTCGACGCCGTGATGGACATCAAGGCCGCCGACGGCACCATCTGGCGCCCGACCGACATGACCGGCACCACCGGGCGCCAGATGACGATGCGCGACGGCCTGGTGTACTCGAAGAACACGATCACCGCCCAGGTCGGGCGCGACGTCGGCCTGGGGCCGGTGATCAAGCTGGCCCAGAACCTCGGCATCCGCCAGAGCAAACTGTCGCAGGTGCCCTCGCTGGCCCTGGGCACCAGCCCCGTGACCCTGCTCGAGATGGTCAGCGGTTACGCCAGCATCGCGGCCCAGGGCGAGTACCGCAAACCGGTCTTCGTGCGCCGCATCAGCGACCGCGACGGCAACGTGATCGCCGACTTCGCCACCGTGAAGCCGGAGCGCGCGATGTCGCAGGCGTCCTCGGTGACCCTGATCGACATGCTGCGCGGCGTCGTCAACCGCGGCACCGGCACCGCCGTGCGTTCGCGCTTCGGCATCAACGGCGACGTCGCCGGCAAGACCGGCACCACCCAGAACAATGCCGACGGCTGGTTCATCCTGATGCACCCGAACCTGGTGGCCGGCGCCTGGGTCGGCTTCAACGACAACCGCGTGACGATGCGCTCGGCCTATTGGGGGCAGGGCGGCCACAACGCCATCCTGCTGGTGGGCGACTTCTTCAAGACGGCGCTCGACGCCGGCAAGATCGACCGCGAGGCGCTGTTCCCGGGCGGGCGTCCGCAGGCGCCGGCGCGGGTCGAGCGCGAGCAGCCGGAAGAGGAATTCATCGACCCGCGTGAGTTGTCCGAGGGCGTGCCGGCGGATGCGGCGCACCCGCTGCAGCAGGAAGAGCCGGCCGAGGACGAGGCCGAGGAAGCCCAGGACGCGCCGATGGAAGGGGTGCCGCCCCCTCCACCGCCGCCGACGCCGGTACCGTCGCCCTCGTATTAACCCGGAAGGCCCGGAACCGCTCGTCAGGCGGGGCTGAACTGCCGTAGGGTGGGCTCCCCGAGCCCACGCGGTGATACGTGCCGGCTCCGATCCCGCATTCGACGATCTTGAGGGCAGGTATCAACGCGTGGGCATGCCCACCCTACGCTAAGGTCGCGCCGCGCCTTCTCATTTAGTCGTGAAGTTGGTCAGCCACTGCAGGTTCGGATCCTTCGCCCAGCTCGCGGCGCCGGTGTTCCAGTTGCTGTCGACGTTGTTCTGGCTGCCGAAGCAGTCGCCGGAGGGGCGCGTGGACCCAGCCGCTGCTGTTCGCATTCAGGCACCAGTACAAGCCCGCCGCGCAGGTCAGCCCGGCCGGCGAAATTATCGCGTTCGCCGTTGACCGCCCGCGAGCGGGGCCCGGCAGGGCCGGTTGGCCGGCGAGTGCGTCAATACTATCTTCAGATGAGCTCGTTTGCGCGCACGGGGCTTACAGAATTGGCGTGCCGCCCGTGACGGCGATGCGCGCGCCGGAGATATAGCTCGCCTGGTCCGAGGCCAGCAGCACGTACACCGGCGCCACCTCGGCCGGCTGGCCCGGCCGCTTCATCGGCACCTGCTGGCCGAAACTCTCCACCTGGTCGGGTGGCATCGTCGCCGGGATCAGCGGCGTCCAGATCGGCCCCGGCGCGACCGAGTTCACGCGAATCCCCTTGTCCGCCAGCAGCTGGGCCAGGCCGGCCGTGAAGTTGGCGATCGCGCCCTTGGTCGCGGCATAGGCGAGCAGGGTCGGCTTCGGGTTGTCGGAGTTGATCGAGGTGGTGTTGATGATCGCGGAACCCGGCGCCATGTGTTTTAC encodes:
- a CDS encoding penicillin-binding protein 1A, with the protein product MDQDEKTESGIRQQARDLFGSAGGRARAGVRQAHGILAGRPRHQQVLLIGLWSFAALLIALIIYLLILIPLTPGIADLKQVSSARPTVIMSSDGKELGTFEQGLQERVKLSQVSPHVVTALIATEDHRFYEHHGVDFTRIGGAMLASLKGDAQGGSTITQQLARNMFPEEIGRARSINRKLKELITAIKIENNYSKTEILEAYLNTVPFLYNARGIEMAARTYFSKPASKLDVLEAATLVGMLKGTYYYNPVTNSQRSLARRNVVLGQMYKHGAFNEARYKALVKRPLRLDFERQVERSGRDNHFTAYVRKWLLEWANENDYDLELDGLVVQTTLDAGLQEAALRAVEKQASALQAVADVEWANPNPPGSTSIGTYTSMRTSVAPFDYYWLTHRAQLDAFVRESGDYKRAVEGGEAPAAALKRIKADRDFMRKLREAKTRLEAGFVAIDPATGEVKAWVGSRDFARDQFDHVAQAARQPGSTFKPFVYGAALEKGIPPEQPYVDAVMDIKAADGTIWRPTDMTGTTGRQMTMRDGLVYSKNTITAQVGRDVGLGPVIKLAQNLGIRQSKLSQVPSLALGTSPVTLLEMVSGYASIAAQGEYRKPVFVRRISDRDGNVIADFATVKPERAMSQASSVTLIDMLRGVVNRGTGTAVRSRFGINGDVAGKTGTTQNNADGWFILMHPNLVAGAWVGFNDNRVTMRSAYWGQGGHNAILLVGDFFKTALDAGKIDREALFPGGRPQAPARVEREQPEEEFIDPRELSEGVPADAAHPLQQEEPAEDEAEEAQDAPMEGVPPPPPPPTPVPSPSY